One Phycisphaera mikurensis NBRC 102666 DNA window includes the following coding sequences:
- the proB gene encoding glutamate 5-kinase, translating to MPRTALTNAREIVVKIGSQLLATARRPRGGGEPRLAVDTRFIGAIARQVAGLHADGRRVTLVSSGAIAAGCAELGRADRPTDVADAQAVAAVGQRRLMTHWHDAFARVGLGVGQVLLTRTDFDDRLRFLNLHNCVTRLQAMDCVPIANENDTVAVEELRFGDNDLLAALLSNAVHADALVILSGVAGLLDGGGAVIPEVSDLLAASAQVRADRSGWGSGGMGTKIDAARIVVGAGATCVIAGGRQRDVVARVLAGEAEDAGTLFVPAARRLDARRRWIGLTARPAGGVTVDAGAARALAGGGASLLASGITATTGAFDRGDVLLVRDAAGRELARGLSNYAAAEVRLLQGRQSGDFARILGRPAYSAVIHRDSLVLTG from the coding sequence ATGCCCCGCACCGCACTCACGAACGCCAGAGAGATCGTCGTCAAGATCGGCTCGCAGCTGCTCGCCACCGCCCGCCGGCCGCGTGGCGGCGGCGAGCCGCGGCTGGCGGTGGACACCCGCTTCATCGGCGCGATCGCCCGCCAGGTGGCGGGCCTGCACGCCGACGGCCGGCGGGTGACGCTGGTCTCCAGCGGGGCGATCGCGGCGGGCTGCGCGGAGCTGGGGCGGGCCGACCGCCCCACCGACGTGGCCGACGCACAGGCCGTCGCGGCCGTGGGCCAGCGGCGGCTGATGACGCACTGGCACGACGCCTTCGCCAGAGTCGGCCTCGGCGTGGGGCAGGTGCTGCTCACGCGGACCGACTTCGACGACCGCCTGCGCTTCCTCAACCTGCACAACTGCGTCACCCGGCTGCAGGCGATGGATTGCGTGCCGATCGCCAACGAGAACGACACCGTCGCCGTCGAGGAGCTGCGCTTCGGCGACAACGACCTCCTCGCCGCGCTGCTGTCCAACGCCGTCCACGCCGACGCGCTGGTGATCCTCTCGGGGGTCGCCGGCCTGCTCGACGGCGGCGGCGCCGTCATCCCGGAGGTCAGCGACCTCCTGGCCGCGTCCGCGCAGGTGCGGGCCGACCGCAGCGGCTGGGGCTCCGGCGGCATGGGCACCAAGATCGACGCCGCCCGGATCGTCGTCGGCGCGGGCGCCACCTGCGTCATCGCCGGCGGCCGGCAGAGAGACGTCGTCGCCCGCGTGCTCGCCGGCGAGGCCGAAGACGCCGGCACGCTGTTCGTCCCCGCCGCGCGCCGCCTGGACGCCCGCCGCCGCTGGATCGGCCTCACCGCCCGCCCCGCCGGCGGCGTCACCGTCGACGCGGGCGCGGCCCGAGCCCTCGCCGGCGGCGGGGCGTCGCTGCTCGCGTCGGGCATCACCGCCACCACCGGCGCTTTCGACCGCGGCGACGTGCTGCTCGTCCGCGACGCCGCCGGCCGCGAGCTCGCCCGCGGCCTCTCCAACTACGCCGCCGCCGAGGTGCGGCTGCTGCAGGGCAGGCAGTCCGGCGACTTTGCGCGCATCCTCGGCCGGCCCGCCTACAGCGCCGTCATCCACCGCGACAGCCTCGTGCTGACCGGCTGA
- a CDS encoding ion channel, which yields MSQPAHAARFFTATGLFVLLLFTGTAWVTLVEVIPAGLPRDLVTCGVGLAFAAVFLWLLVTRVQAVYAGEGFRRRDVAMMAVNLLLMLLAYAYVYGVLGITDTTREGNPVVGGVNEGFSLLTLARCFYFSVATLTTVGYGDFRPTAGVCRVVAGSQALLGYLVLGVLASTAANLIQSVAGRGGGRG from the coding sequence ATGAGCCAGCCCGCGCACGCCGCCCGCTTCTTCACCGCCACGGGCCTTTTCGTCCTGCTCCTGTTCACCGGCACCGCCTGGGTGACGCTCGTCGAGGTGATCCCCGCGGGGCTGCCGCGCGACCTGGTGACCTGCGGCGTCGGCCTCGCCTTCGCCGCGGTTTTCCTCTGGCTGCTGGTGACGCGCGTGCAGGCGGTCTACGCGGGCGAGGGCTTCCGCCGCCGGGACGTCGCGATGATGGCGGTCAACCTTCTGCTGATGCTGCTCGCGTACGCCTACGTCTACGGCGTGCTGGGCATCACCGACACCACCCGCGAGGGCAACCCGGTCGTCGGCGGCGTGAACGAGGGCTTCTCGTTGCTCACGCTCGCCCGCTGCTTCTACTTCTCGGTCGCGACGCTGACCACCGTTGGCTACGGCGACTTCCGCCCGACCGCGGGCGTCTGCCGGGTGGTCGCCGGCAGCCAGGCGTTGCTGGGCTACCTGGTGCTGGGGGTGCTGGCGTCCACGGCGGCCAACCTGATCCAGAGCGTCGCGGGACGCGGCGGCGGGAGGGGCTGA
- a CDS encoding GNAT family N-acetyltransferase, producing the protein MEARPPLHWTPPPPLAAPRVRGHWLSIGPLDPDRDAAPLWEAFGGDERADHHLRWLGWDPLHTAEDLRDRLHAIAIDLDAAACLLRGPEGTAVGMAAYLQMNPPHGVVGIGYAAHGPGYAATQAPTEAHFLLIDHAFAAGYRRVEWKCNAGDEPSRRAADRLGFRFEGIARQHRVARDQNRDTACYALLDREWPERRPAFVEWLRPVNFDEAGKQRTRLRRRPIDAVRSSDPLPMG; encoded by the coding sequence ATGGAAGCACGCCCCCCGCTGCACTGGACGCCGCCGCCGCCGCTCGCCGCCCCGCGGGTCCGCGGGCACTGGCTCTCGATCGGGCCGCTGGACCCCGACCGCGACGCCGCCCCGCTCTGGGAGGCCTTCGGCGGCGACGAGCGGGCCGATCACCACCTCCGATGGCTTGGCTGGGACCCGCTCCACACGGCGGAGGACCTGCGGGACCGGCTGCACGCGATCGCGATCGACCTGGACGCCGCCGCGTGCCTGCTCCGCGGGCCTGAGGGAACGGCGGTGGGCATGGCGGCGTACCTGCAGATGAACCCGCCGCACGGCGTGGTCGGGATCGGCTACGCCGCCCACGGCCCCGGATACGCCGCCACGCAGGCCCCGACCGAGGCCCACTTCCTTCTGATCGACCACGCCTTCGCCGCCGGCTACCGCCGCGTGGAGTGGAAGTGCAACGCCGGCGACGAGCCCTCGCGCCGCGCCGCCGACCGCCTCGGCTTCCGCTTCGAGGGCATCGCCCGCCAGCACCGCGTGGCCCGCGACCAGAACCGCGACACGGCCTGCTACGCGCTGCTGGACAGGGAGTGGCCGGAGCGGCGGCCCGCCTTCGTCGAGTGGCTCCGGCCCGTCAACTTCGACGAGGCGGGGAAGCAGCGGACGCGCTTGCGACGCCGGCCCATCGACGCGGTGCGGTCCTCGGACCCGCTGCCGATGGGTTGA
- a CDS encoding glycerol-3-phosphate acyltransferase, whose amino-acid sequence MTLPLWSWHAIAFACGSIPFAFLLGRLGGVDVRKVGSGNPGASNLGRALGRRWGVGCFVLDVLKGAVPVAAAAALDGRLGAGSGPGPAAVWVTVAAAAVLGHVFTPWLGFRGGKGVATGLGATLGLWPVVTGPAVLAFGVWVAVAKVSGYVGLASVVAALALVPLTGLWAWVLGVAAAEAGVFLALVAAVAALVIVRHRGNLARLRAGTESKAAWASGPA is encoded by the coding sequence ATGACGCTCCCGCTGTGGTCCTGGCACGCGATCGCCTTCGCGTGCGGTTCGATCCCCTTCGCCTTCCTCCTCGGGAGGCTCGGCGGCGTCGACGTGCGGAAGGTCGGCAGCGGCAACCCCGGCGCGAGCAACCTCGGCCGCGCGCTCGGCCGGCGCTGGGGCGTCGGCTGCTTCGTGCTCGACGTGCTCAAGGGGGCGGTGCCGGTGGCCGCGGCGGCGGCCCTGGACGGGCGGCTGGGCGCCGGCTCCGGGCCGGGGCCGGCGGCGGTCTGGGTGACCGTCGCGGCGGCGGCCGTGCTCGGGCACGTCTTCACGCCGTGGCTCGGCTTCCGCGGCGGCAAGGGCGTCGCGACCGGCTTGGGCGCCACCCTGGGCCTGTGGCCGGTGGTCACCGGCCCGGCGGTGCTGGCCTTCGGTGTGTGGGTCGCGGTGGCGAAGGTCAGCGGCTACGTCGGCCTCGCGAGCGTCGTCGCCGCCCTCGCGCTGGTGCCGCTGACCGGCCTCTGGGCGTGGGTGCTGGGGGTGGCCGCGGCCGAGGCGGGCGTCTTCCTGGCGCTCGTCGCGGCGGTCGCCGCGCTGGTGATCGTCCGGCACCGCGGCAACCTCGCCCGGCTGCGGGCGGGCACCGAGTCCAAGGCCGCGTGGGCCAGCGGGCCGGCCTAG
- a CDS encoding amidohydrolase family protein, with product MSDDPTPPAEPPERRRSARPASAGPGVAAARGPDPLDLLAFNVKLLGQRSAKNVLLSAGRVADKQRLLPAVRALAALGQVEILATPGTHQFLADAGVGSTLIHKITEHRDPNILSFLRDSRIDLVVNVLTGDADYDEGSDAKLIRSLSIRQNIPLITDPQIAEATLLQVVRDQEAGTFAYRVADSNQPWNLRLEFLELCRQHGGIAVHHAHLDKAYLISLANLRLSQVDMQRKWQLYRQLKESYTPDDLIERISRGAQAMVDQGVAYLRTMVDADSICGLMPVKAALEVKKRFADRLTLEVGIQPLEGVLEPASRRAYEQACGLADFCGGLPSRDRPTPEKHLDVILSIARDQGKRLDVHVDQENDPDEHETEMLALKTLEHGMQGRVFAVHSVSLAAQPRHERERVAKLLAEAGVGVIVCPSAALSMKQLDVHAPSHNAIAPVPELLAAGVGCYLGVDNIHDLFLPMVDGDVYTECRFLMEACRFYDLDAVAALACARVAGPA from the coding sequence GTGAGTGACGACCCGACGCCGCCCGCCGAGCCGCCCGAGCGGCGCCGAAGCGCCCGCCCCGCCTCCGCCGGCCCCGGCGTGGCGGCCGCCCGCGGCCCCGACCCGCTCGACCTGCTCGCCTTCAACGTCAAGCTGCTCGGGCAGCGGTCGGCGAAGAACGTGCTGCTCTCCGCCGGCCGCGTGGCCGACAAGCAGCGCCTGCTGCCCGCCGTGCGGGCGCTGGCCGCCCTGGGTCAGGTCGAGATCCTCGCGACCCCCGGCACGCACCAGTTCCTCGCCGACGCCGGCGTCGGGTCGACGCTGATCCACAAGATCACCGAGCACCGCGACCCCAACATCCTCTCGTTCCTGCGCGACAGCCGGATCGACCTGGTCGTGAACGTGCTCACCGGCGACGCCGACTACGACGAGGGCAGCGACGCGAAGCTGATCCGGTCTCTGTCGATCCGGCAGAACATCCCGCTGATCACCGACCCGCAGATCGCGGAAGCGACGCTGCTGCAGGTGGTCCGCGACCAGGAGGCGGGGACCTTCGCCTACCGCGTCGCCGACAGCAACCAGCCGTGGAACCTGCGGCTGGAGTTCCTGGAGCTCTGCCGGCAGCACGGCGGCATCGCCGTCCACCACGCCCACCTGGACAAGGCCTACCTCATCTCGCTGGCGAACCTGCGGCTCTCGCAGGTGGACATGCAGCGGAAGTGGCAGCTCTACCGCCAGCTCAAGGAGAGCTACACGCCCGACGACCTCATCGAGCGGATCAGCCGCGGGGCCCAGGCGATGGTCGACCAGGGCGTGGCGTACCTGCGGACGATGGTGGACGCCGACTCGATCTGCGGGCTCATGCCGGTCAAGGCGGCATTGGAGGTGAAGAAGCGATTCGCGGACCGGCTCACGCTGGAAGTCGGCATCCAGCCGCTGGAGGGCGTGCTCGAGCCCGCCAGCCGCCGGGCGTACGAGCAGGCCTGCGGCCTGGCGGACTTCTGCGGCGGGCTGCCCTCGCGCGACCGGCCGACGCCCGAGAAGCACCTCGACGTGATCCTCTCGATCGCCAGGGACCAGGGCAAGCGGCTCGACGTGCACGTCGACCAGGAGAACGACCCCGACGAGCACGAGACCGAGATGCTCGCGCTCAAGACCCTCGAGCACGGCATGCAGGGCCGCGTCTTCGCCGTGCACAGCGTCTCGCTCGCGGCCCAGCCGCGCCACGAGCGCGAGCGGGTGGCGAAGCTGCTGGCCGAGGCGGGCGTCGGGGTCATCGTCTGCCCGAGCGCCGCGCTGTCGATGAAGCAGCTCGACGTGCACGCCCCGTCGCACAACGCCATCGCCCCGGTGCCCGAGCTGCTCGCCGCCGGCGTGGGCTGCTACCTCGGCGTCGACAACATCCACGACCTCTTCTTGCCGATGGTCGACGGCGACGTGTACACCGAGTGCCGCTTCCTGATGGAGGCCTGCCGCTTCTACGACCTCGACGCGGTGGCGGCCCTGGCGTGCGCCCGCGTGGCCGGGCCCGCCTGA
- a CDS encoding 3-deoxy-D-manno-octulosonic acid transferase: MLARDAAYAAGLLASSPLWGASLLRTGKWRTDWAGRFGRGPSGETLENAGGPRILFCAVSVGEVNALRGLVDALRSGPEPCGLVLAVTTNTGVDRAQQLYGGREGVAVVRYPLDFSWAVGRFLDAIRPDLVATVELELWPNFVAAARLRGVPVAIVNGRLSERSFRRYRLARPLVRSAFAAVAAAGVQTQAYGRRFVALGTPAERVRVLDTMKWDNAVVRAKAGVPGAAELAEAMGIDRDRPLVVAGSTGPGEPAFLLRGRPRDAQLLIAPRKPEHFAAAAAACAADGAGFGRRSTAVRGTSGVFLLDTIGELGRAYALADVAIVGRSFLGDLYGSDAMEPAALGVPTMIGPHHKDFAETVAIMRNAGGLLVTDDPASTTAELLANPTLAAEVAAAGQAVILAHQGATARHARMLRDLLPPAAGGTD, encoded by the coding sequence ATGCTCGCCCGCGACGCGGCGTACGCCGCGGGGCTGCTCGCGTCGTCGCCGCTGTGGGGCGCGTCGCTGCTGCGGACCGGCAAGTGGCGGACCGACTGGGCCGGCCGCTTCGGCCGCGGACCGTCGGGCGAAACCCTCGAAAACGCCGGCGGTCCGCGGATCCTGTTCTGCGCGGTCTCGGTGGGCGAGGTCAACGCGCTGCGGGGGTTGGTGGACGCGCTGCGGAGCGGCCCCGAGCCGTGCGGCCTGGTCCTCGCGGTGACGACGAACACGGGCGTCGACCGGGCCCAGCAGCTCTACGGCGGCCGGGAGGGCGTGGCGGTGGTCCGCTACCCGCTGGACTTCTCCTGGGCCGTGGGCCGCTTCCTCGACGCCATCCGGCCCGACCTCGTCGCGACGGTGGAGCTGGAGCTGTGGCCGAACTTCGTCGCGGCGGCGAGGCTCCGCGGCGTCCCGGTCGCGATTGTCAACGGGCGTCTCTCGGAGCGGTCGTTCCGCCGCTACCGGCTCGCCCGGCCGCTGGTCCGCTCCGCCTTCGCCGCGGTGGCCGCGGCGGGCGTGCAGACCCAGGCCTACGGCCGACGCTTCGTGGCGCTGGGCACGCCGGCCGAGCGCGTCCGCGTGCTGGACACGATGAAGTGGGACAACGCGGTGGTGCGGGCCAAAGCCGGCGTGCCCGGGGCGGCGGAGCTCGCGGAAGCCATGGGCATCGACCGCGACCGCCCGCTCGTGGTCGCCGGCTCGACCGGGCCGGGCGAGCCGGCGTTCCTGCTGCGCGGCCGCCCGCGCGATGCGCAGCTGCTGATCGCCCCCCGCAAGCCCGAGCACTTCGCCGCCGCGGCGGCCGCCTGCGCCGCGGACGGCGCGGGATTCGGCCGCCGCAGCACCGCGGTCCGCGGGACCTCCGGCGTCTTCCTGCTGGACACGATCGGCGAACTCGGCCGCGCCTACGCCCTCGCCGACGTTGCCATCGTCGGCCGCAGCTTCCTGGGCGACCTCTACGGCAGCGACGCCATGGAGCCCGCCGCGCTGGGCGTGCCCACGATGATCGGCCCCCACCACAAGGACTTCGCCGAGACCGTCGCGATCATGCGAAACGCCGGCGGCTTGCTCGTCACCGACGACCCCGCCTCCACCACCGCCGAGCTGCTGGCGAATCCGACACTCGCCGCCGAGGTCGCCGCCGCCGGCCAAGCCGTCATCCTCGCCCACCAGGGCGCCACCGCCCGCCACGCGCGGATGCTCCGCGACCTGCTCCCCCCCGCCGCAGGCGGAACCGACTGA
- a CDS encoding glycoside hydrolase 5 family protein produces MPKPAPRPSSGPLPVPRLSRRAAVLAGAAGVAAWVTGGIGSARAQSGGRTVRVWTKKQTAADAKPHPVRLVEDVAGLPAEADVIGPYGGWAASPFRRAGTGFFTTGRHGGRWWLFDPEGLPFLSVGLNSVRGQNPGERDGGTLGAAAYAERFGGEPERWRDQTQPMLHEHGFNTTGSWSDDALNRAGPAPLAYCPNANFMTTYGERERGGLAQGSGHKLYPGSCIFAFDPAFPAFCRRHARQRLAATRDDPWLLGHFTDNELPFPKDSLRRFLALAEGDPGRAEAARWVAEHGDGEASGERWRGHVMDVYLGTVVEAIRAVDPNHLILGPRLYGSEKRCRPLVEAVGRHADVLSTNHYYDWTPGRRIEELSRWADRPVIVTEWYAKGEDSGMSNGSGAGWTVPTQADRGAFYQHYALSLLETRGCVGWHWFKYRDNDPTNLNTDPSNRDSNKGIVTSVFEPYPPLLEHMKELNRRVYAAAAALGG; encoded by the coding sequence ATGCCCAAGCCCGCTCCCCGCCCGTCTTCCGGCCCGCTCCCGGTGCCCCGGCTCTCCCGGCGCGCGGCCGTGCTCGCGGGGGCCGCGGGCGTGGCCGCCTGGGTGACCGGCGGGATCGGTTCGGCTCGTGCGCAGTCCGGCGGGCGCACCGTGCGGGTGTGGACCAAGAAGCAGACCGCCGCGGACGCCAAGCCGCACCCGGTGCGGCTGGTCGAGGACGTCGCCGGCCTGCCGGCGGAGGCCGACGTGATCGGCCCTTACGGCGGCTGGGCGGCGTCGCCCTTCCGGCGCGCGGGCACCGGCTTCTTCACGACCGGCCGGCACGGCGGCCGCTGGTGGCTGTTCGACCCCGAGGGGCTGCCCTTCCTCAGCGTCGGGCTCAACAGCGTCCGGGGGCAGAACCCCGGCGAGCGGGACGGCGGCACGCTGGGCGCGGCGGCGTACGCGGAACGCTTCGGCGGCGAGCCGGAGCGCTGGCGGGACCAGACCCAGCCGATGCTGCACGAGCACGGCTTCAACACGACCGGCAGCTGGAGCGACGACGCCTTGAACCGCGCCGGGCCGGCGCCGCTGGCCTACTGCCCCAACGCGAACTTCATGACGACCTACGGCGAGCGCGAGCGGGGCGGGCTCGCGCAGGGCTCGGGCCACAAGCTCTACCCCGGTTCGTGCATCTTCGCCTTCGACCCCGCCTTCCCCGCCTTCTGCCGGCGCCACGCGCGGCAGCGGCTCGCCGCCACCCGCGACGACCCCTGGCTGCTCGGGCACTTCACCGACAACGAGCTGCCCTTCCCGAAGGACTCGCTGCGGCGCTTCCTGGCGCTGGCGGAGGGCGACCCCGGGCGGGCCGAGGCCGCGCGGTGGGTGGCCGAGCACGGCGACGGCGAGGCCTCCGGCGAGCGCTGGCGCGGGCACGTGATGGACGTCTACCTCGGCACCGTCGTGGAGGCGATCCGCGCGGTGGACCCGAACCACCTGATCCTCGGCCCGCGCCTCTACGGCAGCGAGAAGCGGTGCCGGCCGCTGGTCGAGGCGGTGGGCCGGCACGCCGACGTGCTCTCGACGAACCACTACTACGACTGGACGCCGGGCCGGCGGATCGAGGAGCTGTCCCGCTGGGCCGACCGCCCGGTGATCGTCACCGAGTGGTACGCCAAGGGCGAGGACAGCGGGATGAGCAACGGCAGCGGCGCCGGCTGGACGGTGCCGACCCAGGCCGACCGCGGCGCGTTCTACCAGCACTACGCGCTCTCGCTGCTGGAGACGCGCGGCTGCGTCGGCTGGCACTGGTTCAAGTACCGCGACAACGACCCGACCAACCTCAACACCGACCCGAGCAACCGCGACAGCAACAAGGGCATCGTGACCAGCGTCTTCGAGCCCTACCCGCCCCTGCTCGAGCACATGAAAGAGCTGAACCGCCGGGTGTACGCGGCCGCGGCGGCCCTGGGCGGTTGA